The Acidobacteriota bacterium genome has a segment encoding these proteins:
- a CDS encoding NAD(P)/FAD-dependent oxidoreductase — protein sequence MSGERDQVYDVAVIGGGVVGCAVLRELARYDLKLVLLERASDLAEGASKGNSGVIHAGFNVPSGSLKARMNVAGLGLVYRLAAELGVPHRRTGKLVVALSDEDRPALEKLKAEGDRSGVPGLEIVDEAAIRRLEPLARGRWALYSPNTGIVSPYELTIALAESAWQNGAEVRLETPVTGVARGKGFFRLATPSGSFAARRVVNSAGLQADEVARLAGSSVFKVFPYRGEYLITDRDCGLGLGLPVYPVPPADDPGLGIHVTPTLEGNILLGPSAEPVAGKDDLASTGEVMARLQAEAARLMPGLAGVSFIHSYAGIRPKLVDPAGPARFADFLIGESGERPGWIDLAGIESPGLTAAPAIAEMAAGLIGEGLDLRRKPGFVPGRPARVRFAHADDGERGRRVAGDPGWGEMVCRCEHVTRAEVEDALRNPFGARTLDAVKRRTRCGMGRCQGGFCTPRIVDILQAEGVPVERITKRGGGSRLFEGRVKD from the coding sequence ATGAGCGGAGAGCGCGATCAGGTCTATGACGTCGCCGTCATCGGCGGCGGCGTGGTCGGCTGCGCCGTCCTCCGGGAGCTTGCGCGCTACGACCTGAAGCTCGTTCTCCTCGAGCGGGCCTCCGACCTGGCCGAGGGCGCGAGCAAGGGCAACAGCGGCGTCATCCACGCCGGCTTCAATGTCCCGTCGGGATCGCTCAAGGCCAGGATGAACGTCGCCGGGCTTGGGCTCGTTTACCGCCTGGCCGCCGAGCTCGGCGTGCCCCATCGCAGGACCGGCAAGCTCGTCGTCGCCCTGTCCGACGAGGACCGTCCGGCCCTCGAGAAGCTCAAGGCGGAGGGCGACCGGAGCGGCGTCCCCGGCCTCGAGATCGTCGACGAGGCGGCCATCCGCCGCCTCGAGCCCCTGGCCCGCGGCCGCTGGGCCCTCTATTCCCCGAACACCGGCATCGTCTCCCCCTACGAGCTGACCATCGCCCTGGCCGAGTCGGCCTGGCAAAACGGGGCCGAGGTCCGCCTCGAGACCCCGGTCACCGGGGTCGCCCGCGGCAAGGGCTTCTTCCGCCTCGCGACCCCGAGCGGTTCGTTCGCCGCCCGCCGGGTCGTCAACAGCGCCGGCCTCCAGGCCGACGAGGTGGCCCGCCTGGCCGGGAGCTCAGTCTTCAAGGTGTTCCCGTATCGCGGCGAATACCTCATCACCGACAGGGACTGCGGCCTCGGCCTCGGCTTGCCGGTCTATCCCGTGCCGCCGGCGGACGATCCGGGGCTGGGCATCCACGTCACGCCCACGCTCGAAGGGAACATCCTCCTCGGCCCGAGCGCCGAACCCGTCGCCGGCAAGGACGACCTGGCTTCGACGGGCGAGGTCATGGCCCGGCTGCAGGCCGAGGCGGCCCGGCTCATGCCCGGGCTGGCCGGCGTCTCCTTCATCCACAGCTACGCCGGCATCAGGCCCAAGCTGGTCGATCCCGCCGGCCCGGCCCGCTTCGCCGATTTCCTCATCGGGGAGAGCGGCGAGCGCCCCGGCTGGATCGATCTCGCCGGGATCGAATCGCCCGGGCTGACCGCCGCCCCGGCCATCGCCGAGATGGCGGCCGGGCTGATCGGCGAAGGCCTGGACCTGCGGCGGAAGCCCGGTTTCGTGCCGGGGCGGCCGGCGCGGGTCCGGTTCGCCCACGCTGACGACGGGGAGCGCGGGCGGCGCGTGGCCGGCGATCCCGGTTGGGGAGAGATGGTCTGCCGCTGCGAGCACGTCACCCGGGCCGAGGTCGAGGACGCCCTGCGGAACCCGTTCGGGGCCCGGACGCTCGACGCGGTCAAACGCCGGACCCGCTGCGGCATGGGCCGCTGCCAGGGCGGCTTCTGCACGCCGCGGATCGTCGATATCCTGCAGGCCGAGGGCGTCCCGGTCGAGCGGATCACCAAGCGCGGCGGCGGCTCGCGCCTGTTCGAGGGCCGGGTCAAAGACTAG
- the dut gene encoding dUTP diphosphatase, whose product MELKVKRIHPEAKLPVYGHPGDAGLDLFSVADFDLAPGGVLAAPTGIQIAVPSGHVGLIWDKSGISLKGVHRLAGVVDAGYRGEVQVVLINLGPDPFAVRKGMKIAQLLVQPVASVEVAEADSLDDTSRGRGGFGSTGLY is encoded by the coding sequence ATGGAACTGAAGGTCAAGCGCATCCACCCCGAGGCCAAGCTCCCGGTCTACGGCCACCCCGGCGACGCCGGCCTGGATCTCTTCTCGGTCGCCGATTTCGACCTCGCGCCGGGCGGCGTCCTCGCCGCGCCGACCGGCATCCAGATCGCGGTCCCGTCCGGCCACGTCGGCCTGATCTGGGACAAGAGCGGCATCTCGCTCAAGGGCGTCCACCGCCTGGCCGGGGTCGTCGACGCCGGCTACCGGGGCGAGGTCCAGGTCGTCCTGATCAATCTCGGCCCAGACCCCTTTGCCGTCCGCAAGGGCATGAAGATCGCCCAGCTCCTCGTCCAGCCGGTCGCTTCGGTCGAGGTGGCCGAGGCGGACTCGCTCGACGACACCTCGCGCGGCCGGGGCGGCTTCGGCTCGACCGGCCTTTATTAG
- a CDS encoding anaerobic ribonucleoside-triphosphate reductase activating protein — MAEIKGIEKFSSRDFPGHISSTVFLGGCTFRCPYCHNADLVLRPETLPTMAADYFLSYLDGRKGWLEAVCFSGGEPLLHEGLEDLIRVVRERNLLVKVDTNGSFPDRLEALLALGLLDQVAMDIKAPLERYREVTRSNIDVEKIVRSADVIRASGVKHAFRTTVVPGLVGRDDVVRIGEWLAGASLYVIQQFVPQTTIDPAYLEVKPYGRGEIDEIAAAARPYFGEVRIEAP; from the coding sequence GTGGCTGAAATCAAGGGGATAGAGAAGTTCTCCAGCCGCGACTTCCCCGGCCACATCTCCTCGACGGTCTTCCTGGGCGGCTGCACCTTCCGCTGCCCCTACTGCCACAACGCGGACCTCGTCCTGCGGCCGGAGACCCTCCCGACCATGGCCGCGGACTATTTCCTCTCCTATCTCGACGGGCGCAAGGGCTGGCTCGAGGCCGTCTGCTTCTCGGGCGGGGAGCCCCTGCTCCACGAAGGCCTCGAGGACCTCATCCGGGTCGTCCGGGAACGGAACCTGCTGGTCAAGGTCGACACGAACGGCTCCTTCCCGGACCGGCTGGAGGCGCTCCTGGCCCTCGGCCTGCTCGACCAGGTGGCCATGGACATCAAGGCGCCTCTCGAGCGCTACCGTGAGGTGACCCGGTCCAACATCGACGTCGAGAAGATCGTCCGCAGCGCGGACGTCATCCGGGCCTCGGGCGTCAAGCACGCGTTCCGGACCACGGTCGTGCCGGGCCTCGTCGGCAGGGACGACGTCGTCCGGATCGGCGAATGGCTCGCGGGCGCGTCCCTCTACGTCATTCAGCAATTCGTCCCGCAGACGACGATCGATCCCGCCTATCTCGAGGTCAAGCCGTACGGGCGGGGCGAGATCGACGAGATCGCGGCGGCGGCCCGGCCGTACTTCGGCGAAGTCAGGATCGAGGCCCCGTAA